A window of Eikenella corrodens contains these coding sequences:
- a CDS encoding barstar family protein encodes MKFVSVDIDFLEIYSENLNNEYDNFHKKMADIFGFPDFYGKNLAAFIDCLSDLRIYEGEDIEPMIRYSLNKDECILLNIKNLFRISDDLRYKFLFAIERINTRHARSKIPTILINLIE; translated from the coding sequence ATGAAATTTGTTAGCGTAGATATAGATTTCTTAGAGATATATTCCGAGAACTTAAATAATGAATATGATAATTTTCATAAGAAGATGGCTGATATTTTTGGTTTTCCTGATTTTTATGGTAAGAATTTAGCAGCTTTTATAGATTGTCTGTCAGATTTAAGGATATATGAAGGTGAGGATATAGAACCAATGATTCGTTACTCTCTAAATAAAGATGAATGTATTTTATTGAATATTAAGAACCTATTCAGAATTTCAGATGATTTGAGGTATAAATTTTTATTTGCAATAGAACGGATTAATACAAGACATGCAAGGAGCAAAATCCCGACGATTTTAATAAATTTAATAGAGTAG
- a CDS encoding sugar transporter encodes MLKILKHHPHAPILLAYLRVFAMSVAAFVVCTTEFIPIAMLTDIGKGFNMSAADTGIMITVYAWVVSLASLPLMLLVANAERRRLLLALFVVFVAGHGLSAVAWSFPVLLVSRVLIALTHALFWAITASLVMRLAPAGRRQQALGWMSLGTSMATVLGLPLGRLVGQWLGWRFTFALIGVLALGVMVLLAKILPRLESKNAGSLKSLPLLAKRPRLLGMYAMAVLIVSAHFTAYSYIEPYVLEITHMPPDTATAVLLVFGLSGMAASWLYSRFYPKHPNPTLIGSAALLLVSLLLLKPLGGGEAMMFALSLVWGIGIGVLGLSMIAHVIRYAPDATDVANAIYSGSYNIGIGGGALLGGIISRHWGMGALGWVGAAIAAVALAVFAWTQLGFKDKQA; translated from the coding sequence ATGCTCAAAATACTCAAACATCACCCCCACGCCCCCATTCTGCTGGCCTATCTGCGCGTGTTCGCCATGTCGGTGGCCGCCTTTGTGGTGTGCACCACCGAATTCATCCCCATCGCCATGCTCACCGACATCGGCAAGGGCTTCAATATGTCTGCCGCCGACACGGGCATCATGATTACCGTGTATGCCTGGGTGGTGTCGCTGGCTTCGCTGCCGCTGATGCTGCTGGTGGCCAATGCGGAGCGGCGCAGGCTGCTGCTGGCGTTGTTTGTTGTGTTTGTGGCCGGGCACGGGCTGTCGGCCGTGGCATGGAGCTTTCCCGTGCTCTTGGTGTCGCGCGTGCTGATTGCGCTCACCCACGCGCTGTTTTGGGCCATTACCGCTTCGCTGGTGATGCGCCTGGCGCCGGCGGGCAGGCGGCAGCAGGCTTTGGGCTGGATGTCGCTGGGCACTTCCATGGCCACGGTGTTGGGCTTGCCGCTGGGGCGGCTGGTGGGGCAGTGGCTGGGCTGGCGGTTTACCTTCGCGCTGATCGGCGTGCTGGCCTTGGGCGTGATGGTGCTGTTGGCCAAAATCCTGCCGCGCCTGGAAAGCAAAAACGCGGGTTCGCTCAAAAGCCTGCCGCTATTGGCCAAACGCCCGCGCCTGTTGGGGATGTATGCGATGGCGGTGCTGATTGTGAGCGCGCATTTCACGGCCTATAGCTACATCGAGCCTTATGTGCTGGAAATCACCCATATGCCGCCGGATACGGCCACGGCGGTGTTGCTGGTGTTCGGCCTGTCGGGCATGGCGGCCAGCTGGCTGTATTCGCGCTTCTACCCGAAGCACCCCAACCCCACCCTGATCGGCTCGGCGGCGCTGCTGCTGGTTTCCCTGCTGCTGTTGAAGCCTTTGGGCGGTGGAGAGGCGATGATGTTTGCGCTCTCGCTGGTTTGGGGTATCGGCATCGGCGTGTTGGGCTTGAGCATGATTGCCCACGTAATCCGCTATGCGCCGGATGCCACCGATGTGGCCAATGCGATTTACTCGGGCAGCTACAACATCGGCATCGGCGGCGGCGCGCTCTTGGGCGGCATCATCTCGCGCCACTGGGGGATGGGTGCGTTGGGCTGGGTGGGTGCCGCCATCGCCGCCGTGGCATTGGCCGTCTTTGCATGGACGCAGCTCGGGTTTAAAGACAAGCAGGCTTGA
- a CDS encoding BolA family protein produces the protein MLTPEQVQAMIGEVINAEMIQVEGDGHHFFAAIVSADFEGKPRLARHRLIKDGLADRLASNELHALSISVAATPAEWAAKNGK, from the coding sequence ATGCTCACTCCCGAACAAGTCCAAGCCATGATTGGCGAAGTCATCAATGCCGAAATGATCCAAGTGGAAGGCGACGGCCATCACTTTTTTGCCGCCATCGTTTCCGCCGATTTTGAAGGCAAACCCCGCCTCGCCCGCCACCGCCTGATCAAAGACGGCCTCGCCGACCGGCTGGCCAGCAACGAACTGCACGCCCTTTCCATCTCCGTAGCCGCCACTCCCGCCGAGTGGGCAGCCAAAAACGGCAAATAA
- a CDS encoding methyltransferase, translating to MPHTLTWQEQGQTRQAQWRNTAAQKPPAALAVAAPALSAQAALNSFRQGQALLWRGDYHQAVQLLSAVKRQLPAAASPDFHTHRMQQAQRSRLANMLLVEIDAGYRLNLRRAPDVSAALADVFGEPNSEPFLLPLNLLLGFIGAHQWHKKGVEIPALGARIHVPFGVFSPLRGEYLGLIAAAPLPPRTRSAFDIGTGSGVIAALLARRGLQTVTATDNSPRAVACARANFQRLGLPQIRLLQTDLFPEGCADLIVCNPPWLPAKPAADIETALYDPGSAMLQAFLQQAPARLNPGGQIWLIMSDLAEHLGLRQPNELAERIAAAGLAVSQRLDTRPQHPKSRDAANPLAAARLHETVSLYVLQPAAEAT from the coding sequence ATGCCCCACACCCTCACCTGGCAAGAACAAGGCCAAACCCGCCAAGCCCAATGGCGCAACACCGCCGCGCAAAAACCGCCCGCCGCGCTCGCCGTGGCCGCGCCCGCCCTTTCCGCCCAAGCCGCGCTCAACAGTTTCCGCCAAGGCCAAGCCCTGCTTTGGCGCGGCGATTATCATCAGGCCGTTCAGCTGCTCTCCGCCGTGAAACGCCAGCTTCCCGCCGCTGCCTCGCCCGATTTCCACACCCACCGCATGCAACAGGCGCAACGCAGCCGACTGGCTAACATGCTGCTGGTGGAAATCGATGCCGGCTATCGGCTGAATCTGCGCCGCGCCCCCGACGTATCCGCCGCCCTGGCCGACGTGTTCGGCGAACCAAACAGCGAGCCGTTCCTGTTGCCGCTCAACCTGCTGCTCGGCTTCATCGGCGCCCACCAATGGCACAAAAAAGGCGTGGAAATCCCCGCCCTCGGCGCGCGTATCCATGTGCCGTTCGGCGTGTTCTCCCCCTTGCGCGGCGAGTATCTCGGCCTGATCGCCGCCGCACCCCTGCCGCCCCGCACCCGGAGCGCCTTCGACATCGGCACCGGCAGCGGCGTGATTGCCGCCCTGCTCGCCCGGCGCGGCCTCCAAACGGTTACCGCCACCGACAACAGCCCCCGCGCCGTCGCCTGCGCCCGCGCCAATTTCCAACGCCTCGGCCTGCCCCAAATCCGGCTGCTGCAAACCGACCTTTTCCCCGAAGGCTGCGCCGACCTGATCGTTTGCAACCCGCCCTGGCTGCCCGCCAAACCCGCCGCCGACATCGAAACCGCCCTCTACGATCCCGGCAGCGCCATGCTGCAAGCCTTTTTGCAACAAGCCCCCGCCCGCCTCAATCCCGGCGGGCAAATCTGGCTTATCATGTCCGACCTTGCCGAACACCTCGGCCTGCGCCAACCGAATGAACTGGCCGAACGCATCGCCGCCGCCGGCCTCGCCGTCAGCCAACGCCTCGACACCCGCCCGCAACACCCCAAAAGCCGCGATGCCGCCAACCCCCTCGCCGCCGCCCGGCTGCACGAAACCGTGAGCCTATATGTTTTGCAGCCCGCCGCAGAGGCTACCTGA